Proteins found in one uncultured Desulfuromonas sp. genomic segment:
- a CDS encoding sigma-54 dependent transcriptional regulator produces MATINILIIDDETDVCNFFRRLLKYKGYEVTTATNEPQATQALEDNNFQVALVDLKLPDTDGLTLLSLIKSRQPDCEVIIMTGYSTIKTAVSAMQQGAYEYVEKPFEEISEIEELVDRAVAYGTSRQQGNQSEEEWADVADSVGFKVGNSLAMRRTVSLAYKIAKKNINVLIQGKTGTGKEVMARFIHAASNRADQSFIAVNCGALPENLLDSELFGHEKGAFTGGHRTRRGIFELANHGTLLLDEIGDASPLIQVKLLRVLETGEFMRVGGETPIKTNVRVIAATNVDLERAIDEKTFREDLYYRLNVVKVEIPSLEERREDISQLAEFFVKQLNPNLTLAPATLERLNGYSWPGNIRELANCMRRAIVLCNDDVIQPSHLGERLGCRNEESGLPTGLDNVPQSPENPPQSLENFWEKYGNEEALEAMSPGELHQMWHSLRGLEKTLTSIMARKNMLPPSHQGLKDSEKETIQEALEQHRWNITETAKSLGIARNTLHRKIKKYNLRFKES; encoded by the coding sequence TTGGCCACAATCAATATACTGATTATCGATGACGAAACGGATGTCTGTAATTTTTTCCGTCGCCTGCTCAAATACAAAGGCTATGAGGTCACCACGGCGACCAATGAACCTCAGGCGACCCAGGCTCTGGAGGACAACAATTTCCAGGTCGCACTGGTCGATCTCAAACTGCCGGACACCGACGGCTTGACTCTGCTGTCACTGATCAAGAGCCGTCAGCCGGACTGTGAAGTGATCATCATGACCGGTTACAGCACCATCAAAACAGCGGTCAGTGCCATGCAGCAAGGTGCCTACGAGTATGTGGAGAAACCTTTTGAAGAGATCAGCGAAATTGAAGAGTTGGTTGACCGGGCCGTTGCCTACGGCACCAGCCGACAGCAGGGCAATCAATCCGAAGAGGAATGGGCGGATGTTGCCGACTCAGTGGGGTTCAAAGTGGGCAACTCCCTGGCCATGCGCCGCACCGTATCGCTGGCCTATAAGATTGCCAAGAAAAACATCAATGTGTTGATTCAGGGCAAAACCGGTACCGGTAAAGAGGTGATGGCACGCTTTATTCATGCTGCGTCCAACCGGGCGGATCAGTCGTTTATTGCCGTCAACTGTGGTGCCCTGCCGGAAAACCTGCTCGACAGTGAGCTGTTCGGCCATGAAAAAGGCGCGTTTACCGGTGGTCATCGCACCCGGCGCGGTATTTTTGAGCTGGCCAATCACGGCACCCTGCTCCTCGATGAGATTGGTGATGCCAGCCCGTTGATCCAGGTCAAACTGCTGCGGGTGCTGGAAACTGGCGAGTTCATGCGGGTCGGTGGCGAAACACCGATCAAGACCAATGTGCGGGTTATCGCCGCAACCAATGTCGATCTGGAGCGCGCCATTGATGAAAAAACCTTTCGCGAAGATCTCTACTATCGGCTCAATGTGGTCAAGGTGGAGATCCCCTCGTTGGAAGAGCGCCGTGAAGACATCAGCCAGTTGGCCGAATTTTTTGTCAAGCAGCTCAACCCTAATCTGACACTGGCTCCGGCGACCCTTGAACGACTCAACGGTTATAGTTGGCCGGGTAATATCCGCGAACTGGCCAACTGTATGCGCCGTGCCATTGTGCTGTGCAACGACGACGTCATCCAGCCCAGCCACCTCGGCGAACGGCTCGGCTGTCGCAACGAAGAGAGCGGTCTGCCCACCGGCCTCGACAATGTCCCGCAATCACCTGAAAATCCGCCACAATCGTTGGAAAACTTTTGGGAAAAATACGGCAATGAAGAAGCGCTTGAAGCGATGAGCCCCGGGGAGCTGCACCAGATGTGGCACTCGTTACGCGGTCTGGAAAAAACCCTCACCTCCATCATGGCGCGTAAAAACATGCTGCCGCCGAGTCATCAGGGGCTCAAGGACAGTGAGAAAGAAACCATTCAGGAAGCGCTGGAACAGCACCGCTGGAACATTACCGAAACCGCCAAAAGTCTCGGCATTGCCCGCAACACGCTGCACCGGAAAATCAAAAAATATAATCTGCGTTTTAAGGAGTCTTGA
- a CDS encoding ABC transporter ATP-binding protein: protein MSELYRLEQIRYRYANEQRCALDIASLSFATGHLYALHGANGSGKSTLLNCLALLVTPQSGSLYFRQRRVQRGWFSLPRLRRQITLVHQTPYLFDGTVSDNLRMALRLGGICSNQAQQAVNDALASVGLADFHHRNARELSGGEQKRVAIARALALRPKVLLLDEPTANMDKYSVERLEQLISTLPDQGITVIIASHDQAQAQRLGSQVIELQGGQVVASDDMMIKEKSYA, encoded by the coding sequence ATGAGTGAACTGTACCGTCTTGAACAGATCCGCTACCGCTATGCCAATGAGCAGCGCTGCGCCCTGGACATCGCGTCTTTGTCATTCGCAACCGGACACCTCTACGCACTGCATGGCGCCAACGGCTCCGGCAAGAGTACCTTGCTCAACTGCCTGGCGCTGCTGGTTACCCCGCAAAGCGGGTCACTCTATTTCAGGCAACGCCGTGTCCAGCGGGGCTGGTTCTCCCTGCCACGGTTACGCCGTCAGATCACGTTGGTCCATCAGACGCCTTATCTGTTTGACGGCACGGTCAGTGACAATTTGCGCATGGCCCTGCGCCTTGGCGGCATCTGCTCCAATCAGGCACAGCAGGCGGTTAATGACGCACTGGCCAGTGTCGGTTTGGCAGATTTTCACCACCGCAACGCACGTGAACTCTCGGGCGGAGAACAAAAAAGGGTCGCCATTGCCCGTGCTCTGGCGCTACGTCCCAAAGTTCTGCTCCTTGATGAACCAACAGCCAATATGGACAAATACAGTGTCGAGCGTCTCGAACAACTGATCTCCACCCTGCCCGATCAGGGTATCACCGTGATTATCGCCAGTCATGACCAGGCTCAGGCCCAGCGTCTTGGCAGCCAGGTGATTGAGTTGCAAGGGGGTCAGGTGGTGGCGTCGGACGACATGATGATAAAGGAAAAATCCTATGCTTAG
- a CDS encoding ATP-binding protein, with product MGNKEHLLQQLTGVDSSKLNYYVELKKKNEEILKQNTLLEILHQLTRDINIHMTIEDILDRTFLKLPQAIPCDFLSVATLSMERLSLKAAVPSDFCTMDELPKDSYSWQVIRSKKATSFDPATSYLAQVHQKDIYPIELKSLAIAPMFVRSEVIGVLLVASFNKDAYQEPELSAIQHLADHLSISIQNSRLYTQVSRAKQEWEQTFRAVTDPIVLVDLDYNVILHNGHLPEQMRKTWEQSSSNKCYACLHGLDAPCADCPMEDMQKTLQPQHIRIHDESGLTLDRSHYPVLTDKGQMVAMTIILKDVTQKVKMEAQLVQSAKLAAIGEMAAGVAHELNSPMTVIIGTAQLLARELAEQNVSEEIDDIINCGLRCKRIIQNLLTFSRQDQIAVSSTDLNSEVERVLSLIQYQINRNQIRIIADLDPKLPSMTANGPQIQQVLTNLLVNARDALDSLNDEEKVIHVRTHVREKDGKRWAIISVEDNGCGIEKKDLQKIFTPFFTSKDATKGTGLGLSVSLGIAQGHNGTIEVQSTPGQGSVFSLVLPETEE from the coding sequence ATGGGCAACAAGGAACACCTGTTACAACAACTGACCGGCGTGGACTCTTCCAAGCTCAATTATTATGTTGAGCTGAAAAAGAAAAACGAGGAGATTCTCAAGCAAAACACTTTGCTTGAAATCCTCCATCAGTTGACCCGTGACATCAATATCCATATGACGATTGAGGATATTCTTGATCGTACATTCCTTAAGCTGCCCCAGGCCATCCCCTGCGACTTCCTGAGCGTCGCCACCCTGTCCATGGAACGCCTCAGCCTCAAAGCGGCTGTACCCAGCGACTTCTGCACCATGGATGAACTGCCCAAGGATTCTTACAGTTGGCAGGTGATCCGCAGCAAAAAGGCCACCAGTTTTGATCCGGCCACCAGTTATCTGGCTCAAGTGCACCAGAAAGATATCTACCCCATTGAGCTGAAATCGCTGGCGATTGCACCGATGTTTGTCCGTTCCGAGGTAATCGGCGTGTTGTTGGTCGCCAGCTTTAACAAAGATGCTTATCAGGAACCTGAGCTGTCAGCCATACAGCATCTGGCCGATCATTTGTCGATCAGTATTCAGAATTCACGGCTCTACACCCAGGTTTCCCGCGCCAAACAAGAGTGGGAGCAGACCTTCCGCGCCGTGACCGACCCCATTGTGCTGGTCGATCTCGATTACAACGTAATCCTCCACAACGGCCATCTGCCGGAGCAGATGCGCAAGACTTGGGAACAGAGCAGCAGCAATAAATGCTACGCCTGTCTACACGGCCTCGACGCCCCCTGTGCGGACTGCCCGATGGAGGATATGCAGAAAACACTGCAGCCACAGCATATCCGTATCCACGACGAATCGGGCCTGACTTTGGACCGTTCCCACTATCCGGTACTTACGGACAAGGGACAGATGGTGGCCATGACCATCATCCTCAAGGACGTGACGCAGAAGGTCAAAATGGAAGCCCAGCTGGTGCAATCGGCCAAGCTGGCCGCCATCGGCGAGATGGCCGCCGGTGTCGCCCATGAGCTGAACAGTCCGATGACCGTCATTATCGGCACGGCACAACTGCTGGCGCGTGAACTGGCGGAACAAAATGTCTCTGAAGAAATTGACGACATCATTAACTGCGGTCTGCGCTGTAAGCGCATTATCCAGAATTTGCTGACATTCTCACGCCAGGATCAGATTGCCGTCAGTTCCACGGATCTCAACAGTGAGGTGGAACGGGTCCTGAGCCTGATTCAATACCAGATTAACCGCAACCAGATCCGCATTATTGCCGACCTCGATCCGAAACTGCCGAGCATGACGGCCAATGGTCCGCAGATTCAGCAGGTGCTGACCAACCTGCTGGTCAATGCCCGTGATGCTCTTGACAGCCTGAACGATGAAGAAAAAGTGATTCATGTCCGCACCCATGTGCGGGAAAAAGACGGTAAGCGCTGGGCGATTATCAGTGTCGAGGATAACGGCTGCGGCATTGAAAAGAAGGATCTGCAGAAGATTTTCACACCGTTTTTCACCAGTAAGGACGCCACCAAAGGCACCGGGCTGGGTTTGTCGGTGAGCCTGGGCATTGCTCAGGGACATAACGGCACCATTGAAGTGCAAAGCACACCGGGACAAGGCAGTGTTTTTTCGCTGGTCTTGCCGGAAACCGAAGAATAA
- a CDS encoding substrate-binding domain-containing protein: protein MKQLRMVLFSLMIVVLLAGVALAQEHLKLATTTSTENSGLLSALLPTFEAQNHCKVDVIAVGTGKAIKLGMAGDVDVILVHARAKEDAFVDGGYGVDRQDVMYNDFVVVGPTTDPAGIKGTSDVAAALAKIAHSKATFVSRGDESGTHFKELSLWKAADLKPAGDWYLEAGRGMGEVLTMADERQGYALTDRGTYIAYQDKISLKVVVEGDKRLFNPYGVIPVNPAKHPHVKFKLATAFANFLTGETGQHMIDAYRKNNQQLFFTYEK from the coding sequence ATGAAACAACTGCGAATGGTACTCTTTTCACTGATGATCGTCGTGCTGCTGGCTGGAGTCGCTCTGGCTCAGGAGCACCTGAAGCTGGCCACAACCACATCGACGGAAAACTCCGGACTGCTCAGTGCCCTGCTGCCGACCTTTGAAGCGCAGAACCACTGTAAGGTCGATGTGATTGCCGTGGGGACCGGCAAGGCGATTAAGCTGGGCATGGCCGGTGATGTGGATGTGATTCTGGTCCACGCTCGGGCCAAGGAAGATGCCTTTGTCGATGGCGGCTACGGCGTTGATCGTCAGGATGTGATGTACAATGACTTTGTCGTCGTCGGTCCGACAACGGATCCGGCGGGCATTAAAGGCACCAGTGATGTGGCTGCGGCTCTGGCGAAAATTGCCCACAGCAAAGCAACCTTTGTTTCACGTGGTGATGAGTCCGGCACCCACTTCAAAGAGCTTTCATTGTGGAAAGCCGCCGACCTGAAACCGGCCGGTGACTGGTATCTAGAAGCGGGACGCGGCATGGGTGAAGTTCTGACCATGGCCGATGAGCGCCAGGGCTATGCTCTGACCGACCGCGGTACCTACATTGCCTATCAGGATAAAATCTCCCTGAAGGTTGTGGTGGAAGGCGACAAGCGGTTGTTCAACCCGTACGGGGTCATTCCGGTGAACCCGGCCAAGCATCCGCATGTCAAATTTAAACTGGCCACGGCGTTTGCCAATTTTCTCACCGGGGAAACCGGTCAGCACATGATTGACGCTTACCGGAAAAACAACCAGCAATTGTTCTTCACCTACGAGAAATAA
- a CDS encoding iron-containing alcohol dehydrogenase, with the protein MALADQTYGFFIPTVSLMGVGCAKEAGDQAKALGATKLLIVTDAGLAAMGVADTIKGYVEAAGLEAVIFDGAEPNPTDKNVADGVKVYEDNKCDGIITLGGGSSHDCGKGVGLVVGNGGQIRDFEGVNQSTKSMPPFLAINTTAGTASEMTRFCIITNTDTHVKMAIVDWRCTPNIAINDPVLMVGKPAPLTAATGMDALTHAVEAYVSTIATPITDACAIKAIELVAEYLRQAVANGENMEARDKMAYAEYLAGMAFNNASLGYVHAMAHQLGGFYNLPHGVCNAVLLPVVCEFNAIANVKRFADIAVAMGENIDGLSDVEAAEVAIAAIRRLSADVGIPAGLTELGVKEEDLKIMAENAQKDACMLTNPRKAKLEQVIDIYKAAM; encoded by the coding sequence ATGGCATTAGCAGATCAAACTTACGGTTTCTTCATCCCGACAGTATCTTTGATGGGGGTAGGTTGTGCCAAGGAAGCCGGCGATCAAGCAAAAGCACTGGGCGCTACCAAGCTGCTCATCGTTACTGACGCAGGCCTGGCTGCCATGGGCGTTGCCGACACCATCAAAGGTTATGTTGAAGCTGCCGGTCTGGAAGCTGTTATCTTTGACGGCGCTGAGCCTAACCCGACGGATAAGAACGTTGCCGATGGCGTTAAAGTCTACGAAGACAACAAGTGTGACGGCATCATCACCCTGGGTGGTGGTAGCTCCCACGACTGCGGTAAAGGTGTTGGCCTGGTTGTTGGCAACGGCGGCCAGATTCGTGACTTCGAAGGTGTGAACCAGTCCACCAAATCCATGCCTCCGTTCCTGGCCATCAACACCACGGCAGGTACCGCGTCTGAAATGACCCGTTTCTGCATCATCACCAACACGGACACCCACGTTAAAATGGCCATTGTTGACTGGCGCTGCACGCCGAATATCGCCATCAATGATCCTGTTCTGATGGTTGGCAAGCCGGCTCCTCTGACTGCTGCGACCGGTATGGACGCACTGACTCACGCTGTTGAGGCTTACGTTTCCACCATCGCTACTCCGATTACTGACGCTTGCGCGATCAAAGCGATTGAGCTGGTCGCTGAGTACCTGCGTCAAGCTGTTGCCAACGGCGAGAACATGGAAGCCCGCGACAAGATGGCTTACGCTGAGTACCTGGCCGGTATGGCATTCAACAACGCCAGCCTGGGTTACGTTCACGCCATGGCTCACCAACTGGGTGGTTTCTACAACCTGCCTCACGGTGTCTGCAACGCTGTCCTGCTGCCGGTTGTGTGCGAATTCAACGCCATCGCCAACGTGAAGCGTTTCGCTGACATCGCTGTTGCCATGGGCGAGAACATCGACGGCCTGTCTGACGTTGAAGCCGCTGAAGTTGCCATCGCTGCCATCCGTCGTCTGTCTGCAGACGTTGGTATCCCTGCCGGTCTGACCGAGCTGGGTGTTAAAGAAGAAGATCTGAAGATCATGGCAGAGAACGCTCAGAAAGATGCCTGCATGCTGACCAACCCCCGCAAGGCCAAGTTGGAGCAAGTGATCGACATCTACAAAGCAGCAATGTAA
- a CDS encoding iron-containing alcohol dehydrogenase: MNISKFVMPEVIFGRGSLSQIGDSALRIGASKVFVVSDEDVINAGWVDKAKHYLHASGLETVTYAALTTNPKDYEVDEGLLRYLESGCDAIVVVGGGSPTDVAKAIAILATNGGVLRDYEGINKVTRPLPPMVIAPSTAGAGSEVTQFAIIVDSKRHLKMSIISKSLVPDIAIVDPELLSTKDSALAAATGIDAFTHGIETYVSLAATPMTEIHSLKCIELASKYLRKAFNDRSDMDANTNMSMASLTGGLALSNAILGATHAMTHQVDGLLDKHHGESNAAILPHVMEFNLPACPEKFRDIAIAMGVKVRGMSVDDAARQSIVGVNNLLSDIGLHQGLGEIGLPLDAIDRLSHNALNDACLVTNPRPASYEQIAEIFHKAM; encoded by the coding sequence ATGAATATCAGTAAGTTTGTCATGCCGGAGGTGATCTTCGGCCGCGGCAGCCTCAGCCAGATCGGCGACAGTGCCCTGCGCATCGGCGCCTCAAAAGTGTTTGTCGTCAGCGACGAAGATGTGATCAATGCCGGTTGGGTCGATAAAGCAAAACACTACCTCCATGCCAGCGGCCTGGAAACCGTCACCTATGCGGCTCTGACCACGAATCCCAAAGATTACGAAGTGGATGAGGGCCTGCTGCGCTACCTCGAATCCGGCTGCGACGCCATTGTCGTGGTCGGCGGCGGCAGCCCGACAGATGTTGCCAAGGCGATTGCCATCCTCGCCACCAACGGCGGCGTACTGCGCGACTATGAAGGGATCAACAAGGTCACCCGGCCGCTGCCGCCGATGGTGATCGCTCCGAGTACCGCCGGGGCCGGTTCCGAAGTCACCCAGTTTGCCATCATCGTCGACTCAAAACGGCATCTGAAAATGTCGATCATCTCCAAATCGCTGGTGCCGGATATCGCCATTGTCGATCCGGAACTGCTCAGCACCAAAGACTCTGCCCTGGCTGCCGCCACCGGCATTGATGCCTTTACCCACGGTATTGAAACCTATGTGTCGCTGGCGGCAACACCGATGACCGAGATCCATTCTCTCAAATGCATTGAACTGGCATCGAAATATCTGCGCAAAGCGTTCAATGATCGCAGTGATATGGATGCCAACACCAATATGTCGATGGCCAGCCTCACCGGTGGTCTGGCACTGTCCAATGCCATTCTCGGCGCCACCCACGCCATGACCCATCAAGTCGACGGACTGCTCGACAAACATCATGGCGAGTCCAATGCCGCAATTCTGCCTCATGTCATGGAATTCAACCTGCCGGCCTGTCCGGAAAAATTCCGCGACATCGCCATCGCTATGGGTGTGAAGGTCCGCGGCATGAGCGTGGATGATGCCGCCCGACAATCCATTGTCGGCGTGAACAACCTGCTGTCCGATATCGGGCTTCATCAGGGCTTGGGCGAAATCGGTTTGCCGCTTGATGCCATTGACCGTTTGAGTCACAACGCGCTCAACGATGCCTGTCTGGTCACCAACCCGCGGCCGGCCAGTTACGAGCAGATCGCGGAAATTTTCCACAAGGCCATGTAG
- a CDS encoding ABC transporter permease, with protein sequence MSFIVESLRTAFALILSFDGEVFNTVNTSLTISSVAIVIATLVSVPIGIVIALNQFTGKTICLTLLNTLMALPTVVVGLVVYGFLSRQGPLGQFGLLFTPGAMIIGQTILATPIVTNYTLAAVVGSDPRILPTAQTLGAGPLTSVLVLVKEIRFGIMAALIAGFGRIIAEVGVAMMLGGNIRGYTRTMTTAIALETSKGEFAFGLALGIILLSVALAINIFLNFLQQRSR encoded by the coding sequence GTGAGCTTTATTGTTGAATCATTGCGCACAGCGTTTGCGTTGATTCTGTCATTCGACGGGGAGGTGTTCAATACGGTGAACACCTCCCTGACGATCTCGAGTGTGGCCATTGTTATCGCCACACTGGTCAGTGTGCCCATCGGCATTGTCATTGCCCTCAACCAGTTCACCGGCAAAACCATTTGCCTGACGCTGCTGAACACGTTGATGGCCTTGCCGACGGTGGTGGTTGGCCTGGTGGTGTACGGCTTTCTCAGTCGCCAGGGACCTCTGGGGCAGTTCGGTTTGCTGTTTACTCCGGGCGCCATGATTATCGGTCAGACGATTCTGGCCACGCCCATCGTCACCAATTACACCCTGGCGGCGGTGGTCGGATCGGATCCACGCATTCTGCCGACCGCTCAGACTCTGGGAGCCGGCCCTCTGACCAGTGTGCTGGTTTTGGTCAAGGAGATCCGCTTCGGCATTATGGCCGCTCTGATTGCCGGCTTTGGCCGCATTATCGCCGAAGTGGGCGTGGCCATGATGCTCGGCGGCAACATTCGCGGCTATACCCGCACCATGACCACGGCGATTGCTCTGGAGACCAGCAAAGGGGAATTCGCCTTTGGTCTGGCCTTGGGCATCATTTTGTTGTCCGTGGCCCTGGCAATTAATATTTTTCTCAATTTTCTGCAACAGAGGTCCCGATGA
- a CDS encoding aldehyde ferredoxin oxidoreductase C-terminal domain-containing protein translates to MDKIFRINMTDLTTTVEDVPAEWAGLGGRALTSTIVATEVDPECHPLGEKNKLVFAPGLLSGTAAAQSGRMSCGAKSPLTGGIKESNAGGTTAQQFARMGIKAMIIEGMPKDDKFYSLHITKDGVTIAEESELLGSGNFAVIDAMVEKYDKKIGVMTIGLPGELKMASANISVKDPDGKIRSHGRGGMGAVMGSKKIKYMTVDSDGAGAVPIADPDTFKKAARVFAKAMLDHPVSGEGLPTYGTNVLVNILNEAGGLPTRNFTYGQFDAHDNISGETMHDTIVERGGSPKHGCHKGCIIQCSQVYNDKDGNYLTSGFEYETIWGMGANCCVENLDEIAEADNIMDDIGVDSIETVVMFGVAMEAGILPFGDGKGILRMLREEIGKGTPLGRILGGGAGNVGRTYGVTRVPVVKNQGIPAYDPRSVKGIGITYATSTMGADHTSGYTIATNILNVGGFVDPLSKDGQVELSRNLQIATAAIDSTGMCIFVAFPALDIPECLPALIDMINARFGCELTGDDVTELGKKVLKLEHQFNLDAGMTNKDDRLPEFFKTDPVPPHNAIWDFSDEEIDEFWNF, encoded by the coding sequence ATGGATAAGATTTTCCGCATTAACATGACCGACCTGACCACCACCGTTGAAGACGTCCCGGCTGAATGGGCCGGACTCGGTGGTCGTGCCCTGACCTCAACCATCGTTGCCACCGAGGTTGATCCTGAATGCCATCCTCTGGGAGAAAAAAACAAACTCGTTTTTGCCCCTGGCCTGCTAAGTGGTACCGCTGCGGCCCAATCCGGTCGTATGTCCTGCGGCGCTAAAAGTCCGCTGACCGGCGGTATTAAAGAGAGTAATGCCGGTGGCACCACCGCCCAGCAATTTGCCCGCATGGGCATCAAGGCGATGATCATCGAGGGCATGCCCAAAGATGATAAGTTTTACAGCCTGCACATCACCAAAGACGGCGTCACCATCGCCGAAGAATCCGAGCTGCTCGGCAGCGGCAACTTTGCCGTCATCGATGCCATGGTGGAAAAATATGATAAAAAGATCGGCGTCATGACCATCGGCCTGCCCGGCGAGCTGAAAATGGCGTCCGCCAATATTTCTGTTAAAGATCCTGACGGTAAAATCCGCAGCCACGGTCGTGGCGGCATGGGTGCCGTGATGGGTTCTAAAAAAATCAAGTACATGACCGTTGATTCCGACGGTGCCGGTGCCGTGCCCATCGCCGACCCCGACACCTTCAAAAAAGCCGCCCGCGTGTTTGCCAAGGCGATGCTGGATCACCCGGTCAGCGGCGAAGGTCTGCCCACCTACGGCACCAACGTTCTGGTCAACATCCTCAACGAAGCCGGTGGTCTGCCGACCCGCAACTTCACCTACGGCCAGTTTGACGCCCACGATAACATCAGTGGCGAGACCATGCACGACACCATTGTTGAGCGTGGCGGCAGCCCCAAGCACGGTTGCCATAAGGGCTGCATCATCCAGTGCTCCCAGGTGTACAACGACAAGGACGGCAACTACCTGACCTCCGGTTTCGAGTACGAGACCATCTGGGGCATGGGTGCCAACTGCTGTGTCGAAAACCTCGACGAGATCGCTGAAGCCGACAACATCATGGATGACATCGGTGTTGATTCCATCGAAACCGTCGTTATGTTCGGTGTGGCCATGGAAGCGGGCATCCTGCCGTTCGGTGACGGCAAAGGGATTCTGCGCATGCTGCGCGAAGAGATCGGCAAAGGAACCCCTCTGGGTCGTATCCTCGGTGGTGGTGCCGGCAATGTCGGTCGCACCTACGGCGTGACCCGTGTTCCCGTGGTTAAAAACCAGGGCATCCCGGCATACGATCCGCGCAGTGTTAAGGGGATCGGCATCACCTACGCCACCAGCACCATGGGCGCTGATCACACCTCCGGTTACACCATTGCGACCAACATTCTCAATGTCGGCGGCTTTGTTGATCCGCTGAGCAAAGACGGACAGGTCGAGCTGTCGCGCAATCTGCAGATTGCCACCGCTGCCATCGACTCCACCGGTATGTGTATCTTTGTCGCCTTCCCGGCGCTGGATATCCCCGAGTGTCTGCCGGCACTGATCGACATGATCAACGCCCGCTTCGGCTGTGAGCTGACCGGCGATGACGTCACCGAGCTGGGTAAGAAAGTCCTCAAGCTGGAGCATCAGTTCAACCTCGATGCCGGCATGACCAACAAGGACGATCGTCTGCCCGAGTTCTTCAAGACCGATCCGGTTCCGCCGCACAACGCGATCTGGGACTTCAGCGACGAAGAGATCGACGAATTCTGGAACTTTTAA
- the glp gene encoding gephyrin-like molybdotransferase Glp, giving the protein MLSFQQARQTILDHVTPLGVERVGLLDAVERIVAEDIIAPWSLPVWDNSAMDGFAVRHDDCSNDGTLTISGYIPAGGYSNDPVQPGTAVRIMTGAPIPPGADTVVPFEETSEEGDQLTIRGSVTVGDHIRVKGEDITDGENILTAGSLLRPAEIGLLATFNKVIVPVYRRPRVAILATGDELIEPGSPPNNHQIVNCNSFAVAAALKEIGCEPILLGIARDNRESHLQKIKEGLKADALITSAGVSAGDRDLVRDILEELGVKSVFWKIDIKPGRPTAFAMHGNKPVFSLPGNPVSTMITFEEFVKPALLKMMGHRRVFHPTVRAILKDDVKKKSGRTQFMRVFVTMNNGQYLASTSGDQNTGILKTMIRANGLAILPAAPDHIGSGTQVDVQMIGGDYV; this is encoded by the coding sequence ATGCTTAGTTTCCAACAGGCCCGCCAAACGATTCTCGACCATGTCACACCCCTCGGTGTTGAACGGGTCGGCCTTCTTGATGCCGTCGAACGTATTGTTGCCGAAGATATCATTGCACCGTGGAGTCTGCCGGTGTGGGACAACTCGGCCATGGATGGCTTTGCCGTCCGCCATGACGATTGTTCAAATGACGGCACTCTGACCATCAGCGGCTACATTCCCGCCGGTGGTTATAGCAATGACCCGGTACAACCCGGTACAGCCGTGCGCATCATGACCGGCGCGCCGATTCCACCGGGTGCCGACACCGTCGTGCCGTTTGAGGAAACCAGTGAAGAGGGTGATCAATTGACCATTCGCGGTTCCGTCACCGTCGGAGACCATATCCGCGTTAAAGGCGAGGATATCACCGACGGCGAGAACATTCTTACTGCCGGTTCTCTGCTGCGCCCTGCGGAGATCGGGCTGCTGGCAACATTTAATAAAGTGATCGTCCCGGTTTACCGGCGGCCGCGTGTTGCCATTCTCGCGACCGGCGATGAGCTGATCGAACCCGGCTCACCGCCCAACAACCATCAGATTGTCAATTGCAACAGTTTTGCCGTGGCCGCAGCGCTGAAAGAGATTGGATGTGAACCGATCTTGCTCGGCATCGCCCGCGACAACCGCGAAAGCCACCTGCAGAAGATCAAGGAAGGGCTCAAAGCGGACGCCCTGATCACGTCTGCCGGTGTCTCGGCCGGTGACCGCGATCTGGTGCGTGACATCCTTGAAGAACTCGGCGTCAAATCCGTGTTTTGGAAGATCGACATCAAGCCGGGCCGCCCTACCGCTTTTGCCATGCATGGCAACAAGCCGGTGTTCTCCCTGCCCGGCAACCCGGTGTCGACGATGATCACGTTTGAAGAGTTCGTCAAACCGGCATTGTTGAAGATGATGGGCCACCGCCGGGTCTTTCATCCAACGGTACGTGCCATACTCAAAGATGACGTGAAAAAGAAATCGGGACGCACCCAGTTTATGCGTGTGTTTGTCACCATGAATAACGGCCAGTATCTTGCCAGCACTTCAGGCGATCAGAATACCGGTATTCTCAAGACCATGATTCGCGCCAATGGCCTGGCAATCCTTCCGGCAGCGCCCGACCACATCGGCTCCGGGACTCAGGTAGACGTGCAAATGATCGGCGGAGACTATGTTTAG